A single genomic interval of Roseomonas aeriglobus harbors:
- a CDS encoding TolC family protein translates to MARVTGALALAVLLGSAAGAQTGVQGPPDVTRAREPEAVRPPAIPPALFQAVEDATENYPSIRATRSLVTAARNDVRAAKNLRLPSVGVQGVTVGTGGGLGSQLVVDQPIYTFGRLGAQIDRAKAQEMVRAAQVDETVMNVALDTVTAYFDIARMAKREAILTASLEEHRMLLDSIGRRVEQEVSARSDLELARSRVAQLEQDLALTVAQRQATTARLYQLVGDAAYNAGNVPTYDPAIHHPDPTGAADQAVACSPARDRLSAQTLVAKAETKQARRSFWPQLSAQYSYNNIIGSRAGLAVTAQTTGGLSNLAAADAAKARETSTELDVQTAERELRERVANDLVENAAARGRIASSTSAAGSAENVTESFKRQFIAGRRTWLDVMNATREATSAELGSSDAEFSAMASAARILLRTCRWQPQPRLGRAPADVQAGTAQ, encoded by the coding sequence ATGGCTCGAGTGACCGGTGCGTTGGCACTGGCGGTGCTGCTGGGGAGCGCCGCCGGAGCCCAGACGGGCGTACAGGGCCCGCCGGACGTCACGCGCGCCCGCGAGCCGGAGGCTGTCCGGCCGCCGGCGATCCCGCCCGCCCTGTTCCAGGCGGTCGAGGATGCGACCGAAAACTATCCCTCGATCCGGGCGACGCGCAGCCTGGTGACCGCCGCGCGCAACGACGTGCGGGCGGCCAAGAACCTGCGGTTGCCCAGCGTCGGCGTCCAGGGCGTCACCGTCGGCACTGGTGGTGGGCTCGGTAGCCAGCTGGTCGTCGATCAGCCAATCTACACCTTCGGTCGGCTCGGCGCGCAGATCGACCGTGCCAAGGCGCAGGAAATGGTCCGCGCGGCGCAGGTCGACGAAACCGTGATGAACGTCGCGCTCGACACCGTGACCGCGTATTTCGACATCGCGCGGATGGCAAAGCGGGAGGCGATCCTGACAGCGAGCCTGGAGGAGCACCGGATGCTCCTGGACTCGATCGGCCGGCGGGTCGAGCAGGAGGTCAGCGCCCGTTCCGACCTGGAACTCGCCCGGTCCCGCGTCGCTCAACTCGAACAGGATCTGGCGCTGACGGTGGCGCAGCGTCAGGCGACGACCGCACGGCTGTATCAGCTGGTCGGTGACGCCGCATATAATGCCGGGAACGTACCGACCTACGACCCGGCGATCCATCATCCCGACCCGACCGGCGCGGCGGACCAGGCGGTCGCCTGTTCGCCGGCTCGCGACCGACTGAGCGCGCAGACGCTCGTCGCCAAGGCCGAGACCAAGCAGGCGCGGCGGTCCTTCTGGCCGCAGCTGTCGGCGCAATACAGCTATAACAACATCATCGGCTCGCGCGCCGGGCTGGCGGTGACCGCCCAGACGACCGGCGGCCTGTCGAACCTGGCGGCCGCCGATGCCGCCAAGGCGCGGGAGACGTCGACCGAGCTCGACGTGCAGACCGCCGAGCGGGAGCTGCGCGAACGCGTTGCCAACGATCTGGTCGAGAATGCCGCGGCCCGCGGTCGGATCGCGTCGAGCACCAGCGCGGCCGGATCGGCCGAAAACGTGACCGAAAGCTTCAAACGACAGTTCATTGCCGGTCGCCGGACGTGGCTCGATGTGATGAACGCGACGCGCGAGGCGACCAGTGCCGAGCTGGGATCGTCGGACGCCGAATTTTCCGCGATGGCCTCTGCCGCGCGGATCCTGCTGCGGACCTGCCGGTGGCAGCCGCAGCCGCGATTGGGCCGCGCGCCCGCAGATGTGCAGGCGGGGACCGCGCAATGA